tggttacggacatatttctttaggactcccaggaacctctcaaaggggtacatattgtgtagaaacacGGGGCCCAGAAtaacaatctcgtcgactagatgaactaggacgtgcgtcatgatattgaagaaagatggtgggaacaccagctcgaaactgacaagacattgcaccacatcactccttagccttggtatgatttctggatcggtcACCTTctcagagattgcattgaggaatgcacatagcttcacaatggttaATCAGactttttccggtagaagccccctcaatgcaaccggaaacagttgcgtcataatcaagtggcagtcatgagactttaggttctggaactttttctctgccatatttattattccctttatattcgacgagaagccagtcgtgaccttcatactaagcaagcattcaaagaagatttccttctcttctttggtaagagaatagctagcaggaccttcatactgctttggaggcatgccgtctttttcgtgcaaacgttgcaggtcctcccgtgcctcagctatatcttttgtcttcccatacacgcccaagaagcctagcaggttcatgcaaaggttcttcgtcacgtgcatcacgtcgatcgaagagcggacctctaggtctttccagtagggtaggtcccaaaatatagattttttcttccacatgggtgcgtgtcccccagcgtcactcggaacagctagtccaccgggaccctttccaaagattacgtgtaaatcattgaccatagcaagtacgtgatcaccggtacgcatggcgggcttcttccggtgatctgcctcgcctttgaaatgcttgcctttctttcgacattgatggttggtcggaagaaaccgacgatggcctaggtactcattcttcctgcagcttcccaggcaTATACTATCgatgtcaagtaaacagtgcatgcatgcgtggtatcccttgtttgtctgtcctgaaaggttactgagagcgggccaatcgttgatggtcacgaacaacaactcctttaggtcaaattcctcctgtttgcgctcatcccacgtacgtacaccgtttccattccacagctgtaaaaattcttcaactaatggccttaggtacacatcaatgtcgttgccgggttgcttagggccttggatgagaactggcatcataatgaacttccgcttcatgcacatccaaggaggaaggttatacatacatagagtcacaggccaggtgctgtgattgctgctctgctcccagaAAGGATTAACGCCattcgcgcttaaagcaaaccatacgttccttgggtcacttgcaaactcatcccagtactttctctcgatttttctccactgcgacctgtcagcgggtgctctcaacttcccgtctttcttacggtcctcactgtgccatcgcatcaacttggcatgctctccatttctgaacagatgtttcaaccgtggtattataggagcataccacatcaccttcgcaggaaccctcttcctggggggctcaccgtcaacatctccagggtcatcttgtctgatcttataccgtaatgcaccgcatatcgggcatacgttcagatccttgtacgcaccgcggtagaggatgcagtcattagggcatgcatgtatcttctgcacctccaatcctagagggcatatgaccttctttgttgcgtatgtactgtcgggcaattcgttatcctttggaagcttcttcttcaatattttcagtagcttctcaaatcctttgtcaggcacaacattctctgccttccactacagcaattccagtacggtaccgagctttgtgttgccatctttgcaattggggtacaacccttttttgtggtcctctaacatgcgatcgaacttcagcttctccttttgactttcgcattgcgtccttgcattgacaatgacccggcggagatcatcatcatcgggaacatcgtctggttcctcttgatcttcagcagcttcgcccgttgcagcatcatcgtgcacattgtctggttcctcttgatgttcagtagcatcaccgtattcagggggcacatagttgtcatcgtactcttcttcttcaccgtcttccatcataacccctatttctccgtgcctcgtccaaacattatagtgtggcatgaaacccttgtaaagcaggtgggtgtgaaggattttccggtcagagtaagacttcgtattcccacatatagggcatggacaacacataaaaccattctgcttgtttgcctcagccacttcgagaaaatcatgcacgcccttaatgtactcggaggtgtgtcttgaaccgtacatccattgccggttcatctgcgtgcattacagaacatcatgaatagataattaagtgaccaaattaatagaagttcatcatcacgttaaaaccaaagtacatacatagttctcatctaacaacataaagctctgcagagcatctaaattaattgaaccatacattgaaactatgtaaaacatttcaatgcgaaaacaaatgcgataatcgcaaccaatgtaacaactgatctaacggcataatgataccaagtctcggtatgaatggcatattttctaatctttctaatcttcaagcgcattgcatccatcttgatcttgtgatcatcgacgacatccgcaacatgcaactccaatatcatcttctcctgctcaatttttcttattttttccttcaacaaattgttttctgcttcaactaaatttaacctcttgacaatagggtcgttggaattttcggttcaacaacctcctagataaataaaatctatgtcacgttggtcggcataattgtcataaacaataaatgaaccaatagttatgaaaagataatatataccacatccgaatcatagacaggacgagggccgacgggggctggtaccaaaaccatcgcactatataagatgcaataataaaagtaagaaaattatacaagtatctatataaacatacaagtaagaattttttctttctttcagaaagaagataagaacaagaggctcaccacggtggtgccgacgacgagatcggcgcgggcgatcgacggcggtgaagacggggacgggacgtgacggaccgctaaacctagacaaatattgaggaaaatggagcttggaggtcgagcttggagaggagaaagcttaagtagtgtggctcgggcattccatcgaatacctcgtgtgcataggaggtgagctagagcaccacaaagctctctcctcgccggccacgaaaaacagagcagtgggagtgctctgctcgcgggcaaggggtatatataggcaattaattggtctcgcttcgtggcttgaaccgggactaaagggaagcctttggtcccggttcaggccaccaaccgagaccaatggtggtgggccaggagcgagtcacattggtcccgattcgtcccaccaaccgggaccaaaaggtccaggcGAACCAGgatcaatggcccacgtggcccggccggcccccagggctcacgaaccgggtcaaatgctcccattggtcccggttctggattgaaccgggactaatgggctgacctggcctgaaccattgcccccttttctactagtgtcaagcTGCCTTCACAAAAACCGACAATGCTTCTGCTTACTACAGGAACAGAGAAACATACTCTTTGTCTAAACTCAGAAACTGAAAGATATCTCGAGACCATTGGGGGCAGGTCAATCACTGTGAGGCTGACCAACATTATACGCACCAACAGCAGGATGAAGGATTTTCTCTGGGCACACTCCGCAGCCACCAAACTTTTTTGACTCAACTACACATGTAAATAAAGACATAAACGTAAGCACCACAAATCCCCAAACAATTATTAAAAAAAAATTGCAAGCTATGAGTGAAAAACTTCTATCAAGGAGCACACATGAATCGATCTTCATGTATGAAGCATAGGACAAGTCGTTTCGATCAATCTTTAGCTTAGTAAAGAAGTACTTGGGCAACACAGTTGTTGGCACCTTTGCGCCTAGTAAGGAAGTGCGCGTGCAGCCACATACCACAGAACACAAACGGATAGACGTCCACTCCCTTAACTAGCTCTAACCGGCAAtggtttttctttatttgtactaAACTTTTGTATTTCAACATAACTTTTTATGtgaaatatatattattttttaacAATAAGTTTCTTATTCACGTGTGGTTCACTGTATTGTCTAATATTTTTTTTCTGTTATAACCATGTAAGTGTGTTCTACATATTAAGATACCTTATATTAGTATATGATTCTTTTGTTCGCGGTTATAAGTACAATTTTTATGATAAACTCTAAGTGCACCCGGTCATACCAATACTTAAGTTTTCTAATTTAGTTTGAAATAAAAATTGCGCTGAGTTTCACCATAAATACAAGCAAAGCAAGAAAAATCACAATCCCCCACACATGAATATATGCCACTTAATGAATTGTGACATGTTTATATATGGTTGTATTTGTAGTGTCCTTAACTACATCGGGTGTGTTTGAAAACAAAAGAGTAACAAATACGTTGAGAGTGGTCTCTAGAGTGTTAGGCTGTCAACCGAGATACTATTAAACAAGGGTGTGGAAGGTTCAAAAAGAGGTATGTCGAATGTGGAAGTGTTTGCTTCTTGGTTCTTCCATGGACACCTATGTCGTTCCTCTTCACAGGCATATAACAACCGGCCAATGGCCCATCAATACACATTTATTGTTGTATtcctattttatttttttcttatcaAGTTCACAAGATTAGTTAAAGCTCTTTACAGGAAAAGCTCCCAGAATTAACAATAATAGTAATAATTGAACCTAGCGACCTTGAAAATGTATGTGGTCTTACTTCTTTTAGAATCTTCAAATAATatgcatgttagagcatctccaatcaTCCCAGTCGTTTAGCCTGCATGAGATTTATTCCCAATCCAAAGGTTGGCATCctatatacctaaatagttgatcccaACTAACTTCACTTCTCTCAGCATGCAACTATGTCAcctcatcatgccatcatgcatgACCTAAATGATTGATCCTCCAGTATCTTTAATTCTTTTAACATGCAAATATGCCACATCACGCCATCATGCATGCATGAGAAAAGACCCAAATGAAAATGCACCATGCATACTACTCATATTTAATAGATATTCTACAACTatagaataaggaaatataatactaGATATTAGTTTCAATTCACATATTGTTAGTTCAAATATGAATGCTTCATACAAATTTTCTTGAGAGAAAACACCCAAGGGCATCTTAGAGCCGAGAATTATCAAGGAAAACATAGTCAGCACGATGGGAAGACAAATGGACGCAGAATGACCAGTAAACAATAAAATTACATTAAAAACCATACtagcattcttcttcctctgattgTATGCCGCCCGCCGGAGATTGAAAATTGCACTGAACTAATAGTAAAGGAAAGGGACACATGCAAGCACTCTTGCCATACCAGGCTTTAAAGGCCGCAATAGCCAATTGTTCCTTGAAACCATATTTAGAAATTGCTGAAGAAACATCGGCTAGAGGAAATATGTAGTTCGAGGGGGGGAATTCCCACGGTTGGGAGGTTTAATCGTAGCTAGGGGAATATGTAACAACGGTCTTCACCTAGTCTTCTCTCCTCTACATTAGTTGGTAAAGATAGGATCTAAACCTCTCTTGCATCTTGATAGTGATCCTGTGCATGTACGTAGGTACGAGTAAAAGAATATTCTTTGTACTATGTTCCCTAACAATAGCCAGCCAATTAATCTCCTTGATAAGACACACCAACTGCCAAAATCCGAAGAATGGCAACAGATCTGGCAACACAAACTTTTGTATGCTCTTTGTCAATGCCGGATCAGACATCGCCGAGGTAGGTAGATGTTAAAGAGACCTTATTCCAACACGTCATTGTTGCCGTCACAACCTCGTCGATGCCGCTATGAAAACaaaacataaagaaaagaaaaatgagacAGAAGGGTCCCACTCCTCTTGTCACCATCGAGGTCGCTGgatggaggagaggagggggaccGAGGCGGCGACATGGAGAAGACCTTTGgtgctggcggctagggttggcaatAGGAGGTGGGCAAAAAAGCTTCGTCCTTCTTACCTCTCGAGAAGTAAGAGTTTTAAATTTAAGTGAATTCTCAATGCTTATTATTTGCCCAAGTGTCCTTAAAATGGTACCAcctccgtccagaattacttgtcgctcatgtatctagcactaaaatacgactagatacatccatttgagcaacAAGTGCATTGGACGTGGCTTAAAGTTTTTTTTTGCGGTATTGATTGCCGACAAAGATAGTTTGACAGTACTATTTCGAAGACGAAATTAACAACCACAAGATACTATTTTCTTAGACTTAGCTCCACCTGGTATAGTTGCTAGTACTACTTTGAGAATTGCTTTATTCTTATGGTTATTTGCATATTATTCTACATCGACACATTCATGGAGAAACAAGCAGTGATTTCAAATCCAGAGGTGCCGATGCAACATCGTCTGGAAAAAACGAGTCCAACAAAGGAACCCCGTATGCCACTTGGGTCAGATAAAGAAAGAACAATGCTATTCTTATAAAAAATAAAACCGTACGCAGTAGTTCAATGTGCTGTCAGTTATTCTTCAGACGCCAATGCGACCCTACCAATGGGTTATCCCCCAATTCTCTAGTGCTACATCATTACATCAGGCATTGCAAAAGCAGAATAGCTAATGACTTACACTGCAGAATGCATTATAGACATGAAATGCATCGTCGTCACGGCATAGGTGTTCGGCGACAACCAACCAAACCAAAGACAAAACAAATAATCTACTGCGGGGAACAAGCTCTGAACTCCCAGTTTTAACAAGGGTTTGGGGCTCATCTCCTCGGGACACATCTCTGATAGTCATCTTACTGTACAGGCTGACGAGCGTCCACCTTCTCACGCTCAACCTCCTGCAGCCGTTCGTACGCATTATCTCTTCAATCATCTGGAGCTCAGTCTTCATGATATGGGCTTTCTCCATGACCTTCAATCATTAAAGTGCTATCTCAGCCTTCACTAGTAGCTGACTCATCAAAGTCCAGTTTCAGACTTCACTATCTGATTTAACAACTAACCTGCATAAACTAGAAAATCCTTCTGCTACCATATAGTAACAGACGCAGATTTTAACACTCAAACACTCAGAAACCAAATGATATCTGTAGACCAGTGGGAGCAGGCTGAAGACGTCGTTCAGGCCGGGCACCAATGTAGCCACCACCAGCGGGATGGACAAATGTTGCCGGGCACACTCCACATCCGCCAAAGTTCTTCCAGTCAACTACAGGTGTGTATAATTAAGGAAATAAATACAATTAGCACCACAACAAAGCCTTAAAGAATTTATCAAAATAAATTTTCAAGCTACACAAGTTAGCACACCTGAGTCAAACTTGGAGCATGAAACGCACGAGAGACCATCTGCATCGATTGTCAGCTCAGCAAAGAAGTACTTGGGAACAAGATCATCACAGCTGCTACTGGCACCTTTACGCCTAGCAAGAAAATTTGCATGCAGCCACGGACCACAGTAGCAAAAGCTTTTGACGCCCACTGCGTCAACCAGCTCATGCCCATCCCCCTAAAATATTATAACAAACAAACATAAGAGGGTGCTCACAAGATGGATATATTTGTAAATGCTGAATGACCACACGGTCACAAAGTGGTACACTATGCACTGTTTATAAACTCCAGTAAGATCAGAACCTGATTCATGTCGTTGTAGCGTTCCAAACCCTTGCGCGCACATGCTGGGGCGTTCCAAAGTTCAGCTCGCTTAAGTTGCTTCTTGGATAAGCGTGGCTGATCCAGCTTAATTTCCCTGAAGAGCACAAGCGTCAACATCACGCATATTTCGTGATTTCAAATGTCCATCAATTAACAACTAGTATGATTCAATAAATACTGAACGCTATTGTCACACTGAAGAAAATCTGACAGAAAGGAATACAAGCGCCaggtgaaaaaaaaaatcaaaactcaAAAGGTGATAAGTTGCATCAAACAAACAATTTTGGACCGAACTGGAGGACAACAAACTGTGTCAAACTGTGTCATATATAGACAAAAGACACAGCGAGCACATGGTTAAAGCATGCCATGGTCAGTCATATCTAATATGGAGAAAAGAGATTTGTATCATATTCGAAAGCAGATCAAGGATTGCATGTGCCTTGAATGCTCTAGGGATCAACCAGATTTTGTTCACTCAATAAGTTGCCACTTGTAGCTCAGGGTGTGCATTCGGTTTTTTCTGTTTGATTCGGTTCGGTTTATATGTTTTTTATACTTCAgtttatatggttttatacatagatACGGTTTGGTCTCGGTAATAACCATTTATTTTCAGTTCGGTTTCGGTAACAACCAAAGTTTACGCGAACTTTTGAATGACACATGATTTGTTGGTCACATGATTCGGTTTGTGTATGTAGGTTAGATGTTTCTTGTGATGTATGAGAACTGTGTATGTAAGGTTAGATCATTAGAATTTAGTTGGTCACAAGTTGTAGCAATTTAAAGAAGAATCTCCTAGCAATGTGAATGCATGCAGAAACAACTAAACCAGCTGTTCAGAAGTATATATAGACAGACAAAAGACACTGCCTATCACCACGTGCACCATACTGAAGTAGCAAGGAGAGACGACCTGGCTGATTTCTGTCAAGCGACGTTAAGGAAACTAAATCATTCCCCCATTGTTTAGATGTTTAGTCAGCAGGGGATCAAGCTAGTTTCTCTCCTGGTTATCACAGTTGATACAGTACTATATCAACTCCCATTTACACCACTCTGTCTCTGCAGGAGTAATTGTTACTGACTGCTAACAATGGGCATGTTCAACAAAGCTAGTTTTGCAATTGGGAGGGGTCTAAAAGCTTCATCGTTTGGTCAGCATATATAATGCTCCATCTAGCATGTCAAAAAAGGTCCTACATTTTGACACAGATTAGTAGTAAAATCAATCTGGCCAAAATTCGCACAAGGAAGACACAGGTAGCTACTGGAGTGGCGCAGCCGTTAACAGCGCAGCAGAATCGGCGGGTGGAATCAATCCAGCACATTGCGAAGATTAGGTAAGAAATTGTTTGGGCTGCAGAGAGAGATCGATAGATGCTAGATTGGCATACCTTCTCTCGTAGCACGGAGGCGGGGTGGGCTTGTGGATGCCGGTATCCGGGACTCGGCGGTTGCGGAGCACGTAGGCGGTGCGAGGCGAGTCCCCGCGCTCGGGCGGAGGAACCGGGGCCGCCTCCGCGCGGGGTGCGGGACGAGGAGGCAACGCAGCCACATCCACCAATTCCCGATCGTTGTAACGGGGCGAAGATGATCGCGCAGCCCTCGCGTCGGGAACGGAGGGCTCGGCCTCGCGCGGAGGAGCCGGGCGCTTGGTGCGCCTGGTCCGGCGTGCCGGAGGAGGGGCCGCCGCCTCGGGCATGGACCGCTGGAGACGCTTGGATCTCCGGGGTTCCCTGGCCGCGGGCTCGTCACGGAGGCCAGTCATGTCGACGACGGCTTCCGGGCTCCTGTGGAACGGTATTGGCCGGTGAAGGTGGGGAGGAAGACGGAGGCGAGGCACGAGCACGACGACGGGGCCAACTCAATAGCGGACTCCTTTTTTAGGGAACACAACGGAACGGACTCTTTTACTTTTTTTTTTGGGAAACGGACTCTTTTGCTTACATCCAACACGAAGGTAAAAGGTCGGCACGAGGCTGCTGGCCAGATATGATATCCAACAACAAAGAACTGTATTCTTTTAACCGTTTGTCTaactcacatctagatgttttctaAGTATGTCACATCTAAACTCCCACAAATAAGATAGCAACAAGAAAAAAAAAGTTGAGACAAAAAAAATATACTAATTAtgatgtgacataattatgtcacatctagatgtgtcctagacagaatTCTTAAAAAAAGGACCCGACAAATTCTGAATATTTGATTTTTAAGGATGTCATCCTAAAAGTTTTTTGGTGACAACTTTAGTTGACAGGAGGTGGCAAGTTTAGTTGTTAAAACATGGCAATTTTGTCCCAGTTTAACTTTTTCAAAAAATTGCGATGTTTGCCAAGAGTAATGCTATACGTACGTACTAATAGTTACGGAATTAATGTAATCAACATCGTGGTGATTTGTGATTGGACCTTAGGGGACGAAGGGGCCCATCCCCCgaaattcggggggggggggggggggggtctatgtAAAACTTTTTGCTAGTGCACGTAGATGTAGGATTTTCGGTTTACCAATCTCGCGTCAACTAAAATTGCCTCGGGTtgacatgcttaaaatccaaatgtTCGGAATTTATCATTTCCGTGAAAATATATACA
Above is a window of Triticum aestivum cultivar Chinese Spring chromosome 6B, IWGSC CS RefSeq v2.1, whole genome shotgun sequence DNA encoding:
- the LOC123134953 gene encoding CASP-like protein 4A2 is translated as MTGLRDEPAAREPRRSKRLQRSMPEAAAPPPARRTRRTKRPAPPREAEPSVPDARAARSSSPRYNDRELVDVAALPPRPAPRAEAAPVPPPERGDSPRTAYVLRNRRVPDTGIHKPTPPPCYERREIKLDQPRLSKKQLKRAELWNAPACARKGLERYNDMNQGDGHELVDAVGVKSFCYCGPWLHANFLARRKGASSSCDDLVPKYFFAELTIDADGLSCVSCSKFDSVDWKNFGGCGVCPATFVHPAGGGYIGARPERRLQPAPTGLQISFGF